A portion of the Diprion similis isolate iyDipSimi1 chromosome 4, iyDipSimi1.1, whole genome shotgun sequence genome contains these proteins:
- the LOC124405604 gene encoding uncharacterized protein LOC124405604, with product MEEIIRIQKPVTFDESIAHSEVHAHQPFASSTFGNNDEIRISVQNQNECVLPEKSSLHIHGKVTKEDYSMVAATKLVNMAVCHMFEKIRYELNGVEIDRNKNVGITSIMQGYLSLTPGQQHGLENTGWLSVADINLADDAGNFDVVIPLRYLLGFAEDYCRVVVNAKHELILTRTNTDLNAVLQTNTTEKFKITLKKVEWLLPYIKLADKPKIQLLNYIAKDSAIPMSFRSWETYVYPMLPSTTRHVWAVKTSTQLEKPRYVIMGFQTARKNEALKNASELDHCRIRDVKLFLNSQCYPYGNLNLDISNNQYAILYDMYVQFQTSYYNKEAEPLLSKSEFIKRAPLIVIDCSKQNESLKSGPVNIRLEFEASVEFPRNTAAYCMILHDRVVEYSPISGTVKKLV from the coding sequence ATGGaggaaataataagaatacagAAACCCGTGACATTCGACGAATCGATCGCACACTCTGAGGTTCACGCTCACCAGCCATTTGCATCATCGACCTTTGGGAAtaacgatgaaattcgaatttccgtTCAAAATCAGAACGAGTGCGTGCTACCGGAAAAAAGCTCCCTGCACATTCACGGGAAAGTTACAAAAGAAGATTATTCCATGGTGGCCGCTACAAAATTGGTCAACATGGCTGTTTGCCAtatgtttgagaaaattcgGTACGAGTTGAACGGTGTGGAAattgatcgaaataaaaatgtgggcATCACCAGCATCATGCAGGGATACTTATCCCTCACCCCAGGGCAACAGCACGGCTTGGAGAACACCGGTTGGCTGAGCGTTGCCGATATCAACCTGGCCGATGATGCTGgaaattttgatgtcgttATACCGCTGCGTTATCTGCTGGGATTCGCCGAGGATTATTGCCGAGTCGTCGTTAATGCCAAACATGAGTTGATTCTCACACGCACTAACACCGATTTAAATGCTGTACTTCAGACAAACACTACCGAGAAGTTTAAAATTACCCTCAAAAAAGTCGAGTGGCTGCTGCCCTACATCAAACTAGCCGACAAGCCGAAAATCCAGCTACTCAACTACATCGCCAAGGACTCGGCCATTCCCATGAGTTTTCGTTCTTGGGAAACGTACGTGTATCCGATGCTGCCATCAACGACGCGGCATGTCTGGGCGGTCAAGACATCGACACAGCTGGAGAAGCCTAGATACGTCATAATGGGATTCCAAACTGCAAGGAAAAACGAGGCATTGAAAAATGCTAGCGAATTGGATCATTGTAGAATAAGAGATGTGAAACTCTTTCTCAACTCACAGTGTTACCCCTATGGGAATTTAAATCTAGATATTTCCAATAATCAATACGCCATTTTGTACGATATGTATGTCCAGTTTCAAACATCCTACTACAACAAGGAAGCCGAACCTCTGCTCTcgaaaagtgaatttataaaacgcgCGCCTCTGATCGTCATCGATTgctcaaaacaaaatgaatcgtTGAAAAGCGGACCGGTGAACATCCGGCTGGAATTTGAAGCAAGCGTAGAATTTCCTCGAAACACCGCAGCCTACTGTATGATCTTGCACGATCGGGTCGTTGAGTACAGTCCGATTAGTGGCACGGTGAAGAAATTAGTATAA